The following are encoded in a window of Rutidosis leptorrhynchoides isolate AG116_Rl617_1_P2 unplaced genomic scaffold, CSIRO_AGI_Rlap_v1 contig407, whole genome shotgun sequence genomic DNA:
- the LOC139883473 gene encoding inositol oxygenase 4-like isoform X3 — protein sequence MTILIAQPEYGSQVEDKKSPESDSDNVFIAPEMNAFGKAFRDYNAESARQKGVEEFYRKQHINQTYDFVKKMREEYGKLNRVEMSIWECCELLNEVVDESDPDLDEPQIQHLLQSAEAIRKDYPDEDWLHLTALIHDLGKVLLLPSFGELPQWAVVGDTFPLGCAFDEPNVHHKYFKENLDFNNPAYNTKNGIYEEGCGLDNVVISWGHDDYMYLVAKENGTTLPSAGLFVIRYHSFYPLHTGGAYKHLMNEEDKENLKWLHIFNKYDLYSKSKTLVDVEKVKPYYISLINKYFPSKLRW from the exons TTGCTCCGGAGATGAACGCATTTGGCAAGGCATTCAG GGATTACAATGCAGAGAGTGCAAGGCAAAAGGGTGTGGAGGAATTCTATCGCAAGCAACACATTAACCAGACTTATGATTTT gtTAAGAAGATGAGAGAAGAGTATGGGAAATTGAACAGAGTTGAGATGAGCATATGGGAATGTTGTGAGCTTTTGAATGAAGTTGTTGACGAAAGTGACCCTGATTTGGATGAGCCTCAGATTCAGCACTTGTTGCAATCTGCTGAAGCCATTCGAAAAGACTATCCTGATGAGGATTGGCTCCATTTGACCGCTCTCATTCATG ATCTTGGAAAAGTTCTACTTCTTCCTAGTTTCGGAGAGCTTCCTCAATGGGCAGTCGTCGGTGACACATTCCCTCTTGGTTGTGCATTTGACGAACCCAATGTTCATCACAAG TATTTTAAGGAGAATCTCGATTTCAACAATCCTGCCTACAATACTAAAAATGGAATCTACGAGGAAGGTTGTGGGCTTGACAATGTCGTCATTTCATGGGGCCACGACGATTACATGTACTTG GTGGCAAAGGAGAATGGAACCACTCTTCCATCTGCTGGATTGTTCGTCATCCGATACCATTCATTTTATC CTTTGCACACTGGAGGGGCATACAAACACCTGATGAATGAAGAGGATAAGGAGAATCTCAAATGGCTCCATATCTTCAA CAAGTACGATCTTTACAGCAAGAGCAAAACTTTGGTTGATGTGGAGAAAGTGAAGCCTTACTACATTTCACTCATTAACAAG TATTTCCCGTCAAAGCTGAGATGGTGA